Within the Calderihabitans maritimus genome, the region CCGCGTTGGCGGGTATATACCCGCCTTTGATTTGGATCAACGGGATGATACTGACCGAAGGTCTATTTACTTTCCTATTGACCCTCTACCTGTTTACTGCCCTGCAAGCTCTGGGAAACAAACGGAGGGGGTTGAGTTTTCTTTCCGGTGCCGTTCTGGGTATGGCCTCCCTGGTCCGGCCCTCCGCCGCATTGTTTCCTTTGGCCGTGCTGGGCTATTTCCTGGTAGACCCTCAAGTGCCCCGGAAAGAGATACTTAAAAAGACTGCCTTAACCCTGCTGGCTATGGCCTTGGTGATGTCCCCCTGGTGGGTCAGAAACTACCGGGAATTCCACCGGTTCGTACCCTTTTCTACGGAATCCGGCTGGATATTTCTCCAGGGCACCTACCCTTATCAGGAATTCGGTAAACATCACCGGGAGATTCGCGCCAGTTGGCCCGTAGGAAGAGACGAACTGGAAACCAATGAGCTCCGTTTCGCCCTGGGAATGAAACGGGCTGCCGCCTGGTTAAAGAACGATTTCAGTTCCTTTTGGCGGCATTACCTGATCGAAAAACCGAAGCACTTGTGGAACTATACCTACACCGGCACTTTTGGCCGCATTCCCCGTGAAGATATTGACAAATTTCACCGCTGGCTGT harbors:
- a CDS encoding glycosyltransferase family 39 protein; amino-acid sequence: ALAGIYPPLIWINGMILTEGLFTFLLTLYLFTALQALGNKRRGLSFLSGAVLGMASLVRPSAALFPLAVLGYFLVDPQVPRKEILKKTALTLLAMALVMSPWWVRNYREFHRFVPFSTESGWIFLQGTYPYQEFGKHHREIRASWPVGRDELETNELRFALGMKRAAAWLKNDFSSFWRHYLIEKPKHLWNYTYTGTFGRIPREDIDKFHRWLLRLALAGILLSMFLGPRLYSGPLAMVLLYFTAVHAVFLAIPRFALPATPVIFVFAAYLAVKAIGFLTGLPKRAMGF